The region CGGCAACACAACGAACTACCATTTCTACGGTGCTAACACACCAATTTCCGGAATGGCGGGAGACCAGCAAGCTGCTTTATTCGGCCAAATGGCTTTCGAACCTGGAATGGTGAAAAACACTTACGGAACGGGTTCATTTATCGTGATGAATACCGGCGAAAAACCGCAATTATCAGAAAATAATTTGTTGACAACGATCGGCTACGGCATCAATGGTAAAATCTACTACGCATTAGAAGGAAGTATTTTTGTGGCTGGATCGTCTATCCAATGGCTGCGTGACGGCTTGAGAATGATTGAAAATTCAGCTGACTCAGAGGCCCTTGCTAAAGCGTCTAAAAGCGATAATGATGTGTTTGTTGTACCGGCCTTTACTGGACTTGGCGCACCTTACTGGGATTCAGATGCACGCGGATCTGTCTTTGGTCTGACTCGCGGCACAACAAAAGAAGACTTTGTCAAAGCTACTTTGCAATCGATTGCTTATCAATCACGTGACGTTGTTGATACGATGAACAAAGACGCCGGCATTGATATTCCATTATTGAAAGTAGATGGCGGAGCGGCAAACAACGACTGGTTATTGCAATTCCAAGCAGACATCTTAGGAACCAAAGTGCAACGGGCACACAACTTAGAAACCACTGCTTTAGGAGCGGCTTACTTAGCTGGCTTGGCGGTTGGATTCTGGGAAAGCATGGATGAAATTCAAGATATGTATGAGCAAGGCGCTATCTTTGAACCGCAAATGCCAGAAGCAGAACGCGAAAAATTATACAAAAACTGGAAGTTAGCCGTTAAAGCTACACAAGTCTTTAAACCCGAAGACTAAAAGGAGGAAAAAGAGTCATGGTTTTTTCAATTGAACGCAGAAAAAAAGATATCGAAGCTTTAAAACAAGAAACACTCGATGTTTTGATCATCGGTGGAGGGATCACAGGCGCTGGAACGGCTTTGCAAGCCAGCGCTTCTGGTCTTAAAACTGGACTAGTCGAGATGCAGGACTTTGCAGAAGGCACTTCTTCCCGCTCGACTAAATTAGTTCACGGGGGACTGCGCTACTTAAAGAATTTTGACGTTGAAGTTGTAGCCGACACGGTTCAAGAACGGGCCGTTGTGCAAGGAATCGCACCGCACATTCCAAAAGCAGACCCAATGATTTTGCCGGTCTATGACGAACCGGGTTCAACTTTCTCGATGTTTTCGTTAAAAGTAGCGATGGACCTGTATGATCAGTTAGCAAGTGTGACGGGAACTAAATATGCCAATTACATGTTGACAAAAGAAGAAGTTTTAAAACGTGAACCGCAGCTTAACAGCGAAGGCTTGTTAGGTGCCGGTGTTTACTTGGACTACCGCAATAACGACAGCCGTTTGGTGATTGAAAACATCAAACGAGCTGCTGAAGACGGCGGGCACATGGTCAGCCGCGTCAAAGTAGTGGGCATGCTGCACGACGAAAAAGGCAAAGTTTCCGGAGTGAAAGCAGAAGACCTATTGACCGGCGAAACGTTTGAAATCAAAGCACGTACGGTTTTAAATACAACCGGTCCATGGTCAGATACGATTCGCCAACTAGACGGCAAATCAGAAGCTGCTCCGCAAATGCGCCCGACAAAAGGTGTTCATTTGGTCGTCGACAACAAAAAATTATATGTACCGCAACCCACTTACTTTGATACGGGTAAAAACGATGGCCGAATGGTCTTTGTGATTCCGCGAGAAGAAAAAACGTATTTTGGAACGACCGATACAGATTATAACGGCGACTTTGCACATCCAACGGTTGAACAAGAAGACGTCGATTACTTGTTAGACATCGTCAACACGCGGTACCCTTCAGCAGACATCACTATTGGCGATATTGAATCCAGCTGGGCAGGATTGCGTCCGCTGATCATGTCAAATGGCGGCTCTGACTACAACGGCGGCAACAGCAAACCAATCAAAGATGCTAGTTTCGACAAAGTGATTGCAACGATCGAACGCTACCAAAAAGGGGAAACAGATCGTCAGACCGTGGAAGACGTATTGAAAAATATTGAAACCGGCAACTCTGAATCAGAAGCCAACCCTTCAGCGATCTCACGCGGCAGCGCGTTGGATATTGACAAAGACGGCTTGATCACAGTAGCAGGCGGCAAATTGACCGACTACCGTAAAATGGCAATCGGCGCAATGAAAGCTGTTATTGAAATCCTGCAAAAGGACTTCAATTTATCATACGAATTGATCGATTCTGCTAAATACCCTGTATCCGGTGGAGAACTTAATCCGCAAGAAGTCGATGAAGAAACCGAAAAATTAGCACAAATGGGTGTTGAAAAAGGCCTGAGCGAATCAGAAGGACTTTACCTGGCTCATTTATATGGTTCAAATGCTCCTAAAGTATTTGCTTTATTGGATGATGGAGTCGAACAAATAGAAGGATTGACGTTAGCGGATACGATCAGTTTGTGTTATGCTTTGAACGAAGAGATGACGTTAACTCCAAGCGACTTCTTGATTCGCCGGACAAACCATATGCTGTTCATGCGCGATACTTTGGATGGAGTGATTGAACCTGTGATTGCCGAAATGTCTCGTTACTACGACTGGACAGAAGAAGCAACTGCTCGCTATAGAAAAGAATTAGAAACGGCTATTGCAGCCTCTGATTTAAAAAACTTAAAAGGAGATGGAGAATAGATGACTGGAGATACATTACAGATTTTTAGCGAGTTCTTAGGAACGATGGTTTTGGTGTTATTGGGTGACGGTGTATGTGCTGCCGTTAATATGAAAAAAAGTAAAGCAGAAGGAGCAGGATGGGTTGCCATTGCTCTTGGATGGGGAGCAGCTGTAACGATTGCGGTATATGTTTCAGGTTCTATGGGACCCGCTCACTTAAATCCCGCTGTAACACTTGGAATGGCTATCATTGGTAATTTCGAATGGGCATTGGTTGTGCCGTTTATTATTGCTCAAGTACTCGGAGGTATTTTAGGAGCGGTTTTAGTTTGGTTGACTTACTTGCCGCATTTCAAAGAAACAAAAGACCAAGGCGCTATTTTAGGAACATTTGCAACGGGTCCTGCTATCCGCAATACTACTAGCAATGTGATGTCTGAAGTAATCGGTACTTTCGTATTGGTATTTGCACTAATGATGTTCGGGAAAAATACATTCACTGATGGACTAAACCCATTAGTCGTAGGGGTATTGATTCTTTCAATCGGTCTTTCTTTAGGAGGATCAACAGGCTACGCGATCAACCCTGCACGTGACTTAGGTCCGCGTATCGCACACCAATTGCTTCCAATCGCTAACAAAGGAACTTCTGACTGGAGCTATTCATGGATTCCAGTCGTAGCACCGATGATTGGCGGAGCTATCGCTGCAATGCTTTATATGGTCATTGTTTAATTTTTACTCATTAAGTGATTTTTCGTTAAGTGCTTATAAATAAAATGGAAGTCTCCGCTATCTTGTAACTGAAGATAACGGAGACTTCTCTATTTTGTACACATTCTTTCTCTTCTAGTGCTGGTAAGCAAACTTCCTGCAGGCTAGAGGGTTGTAAGAGAAAGCATCTGATTAAATCTGGTTAACTCCTGTCTGGATAGCAGCTTCTTGAACAGCTTTTGCAACAGTAGGGCAGACACGTGGATCTAAAACAGCTGGAATAACATAGTCGGCTTTCAATTCATCATCCGTAACCAGTGAAGCTATTGCATGAGAAGCAGCCATTTTCATTGCTTCGTTGATATCATGCGCCCGTACAGTCAAAGCACCTCTAAATAGGCCAGGGAAAGCTAAAACGTTGTTGACTTGATTCGGAAAGTCGCTGCGTCCGGTTCCCATAACCGTTACTCCAGCTTTAAGAGCGGCTTCCGGCATGATTTCGGGCACAGGATTAGCTAAAGCAAAGACGATAGGATCTTGGTTCATTTGTTTGACCATTTCAGGAGTCAGTACATTTCCTGAGGATACTCCAATAAAAACATCTGCACCGGCTAAGGCATGAGCCAGGTCTCCATACTGGTTATCAGGATTTGTCAAAACCGTCATTCTCTGTTGCTCGTCATTCAAGTTAGGCATGTCGTTAGTCAAAATTCCGGCTTTATCGGTTAAAATCAGGTTTTGAACACCAAAATTCATGAGGTGTTTGGCAACTGCGATACCCGCTGCTCCAGCACCATTGACAACGACTTTTATCGTCTCAAAAGTTTTTCCTACAAGCTTTAGGGCATTGATCAACCCTGCTGCTGTCACAACAGCGGTACCGTGCTGATCGTCGTGAAATAAAGGAATATTCAGTGAGGCTTTTAAGCGGCGCTCAATTTCAAAGCAGTTAGGTGCGGCGAAGTCTTCTAAGTTGATGCCGCCAAAGCTGCCGCTGATCTGCTCAATTGTTTGAACAATCGTATCCACATCTTTTGACTGGAGACAAATTGGAAAAGCATCGATATCAGCAAATTCTTTAAATAAAATACATTTGCCTTCCATCACCGGCATAGAAGCAGCTGGACCAATGTAGCCTAATCCTAAGACAGCAGTACCGTTAGTGATCAGCGCTACCAGATTATTCTTACGGGTCAACTAATAAGCTTTGTCTGGATCTTCTTCGATTGCCAAGCAGGCTTCAGCTGCTCCGGGAGTATAGGCCAAGGCCAAATCTTCGCGGGTCTTTAGCGGTACTCGACTGTTGACTTCTATTTTTCCGTTCCATTGATAGTGTTTTGCTAAGGCTTCTTTTTTATGGTTCATCATGCTCTCCTTTAAGCTTCAAAAGCGAAGCGGTAGTTTGTAAAATGTCATCGTCGAAACTCAGTTCATTTTTAATTGTTGCAGAAAACGCTTACTTAAGAAGTAGTTTAGAACAGAAATTTGAGCAACTCAATCCTTCAACGTTGAAAATCAACCAATCTAATTTACAGTAGTTCCTGCATCTTTTCATTTTAAATATGCTTGTAGTAAAGCAGGCTTTCATTTTCTCTTAAACAAAGTTATGGTAGAATAAATGAAAAGACATTTAGCAAGGCAGGTGAAGCAGAATGAAGCAATACAACCGAAAAAAACAGCTGAAAAATAGCATCATCATTTTAAGCGGTGTGTTGTTAGCCTGCGTTTTTCTTACTTGGCTGTTTTTCACTGCGGGGTCGATTCCTCTATCTGTTCGAATCTGGACGCCGCTTGTCAAAAAAGAGCTGCAAGCAAATGATCTGGAAGAATACACGCCGATCGTTATGGCGATCATTGCTCAAGAATCTGGCGGTAAAAAATTAGATGTGATGCAGTCCAGCGAATCAATCGAATTGCCGCCCAATACGATCAAAGATCCGCGCGAAAGTATCAAGACCGGTATCGCTTATTTCAAACAAAGTATTGAGCGGATGGAAGAAACGGATGTCGACTTGGACACTGCGATTCAAAGTTACAACTATGGATTGGGGTATATCGATTATATCAAGGAAAACGGCGGAAAGCATTCTGCCGATCTGTCTGAAGAATTTGCAAAAGAATGGGCAAAAAAGATGGATTGGCCCA is a window of Carnobacterium mobile DSM 4848 DNA encoding:
- a CDS encoding lysozyme family protein; this translates as MKQYNRKKQLKNSIIILSGVLLACVFLTWLFFTAGSIPLSVRIWTPLVKKELQANDLEEYTPIVMAIIAQESGGKKLDVMQSSESIELPPNTIKDPRESIKTGIAYFKQSIERMEETDVDLDTAIQSYNYGLGYIDYIKENGGKHSADLSEEFAKEWAKKMDWPSYGDAKYAYKIKHYRKKIS
- the glpO gene encoding type 1 glycerol-3-phosphate oxidase gives rise to the protein MVFSIERRKKDIEALKQETLDVLIIGGGITGAGTALQASASGLKTGLVEMQDFAEGTSSRSTKLVHGGLRYLKNFDVEVVADTVQERAVVQGIAPHIPKADPMILPVYDEPGSTFSMFSLKVAMDLYDQLASVTGTKYANYMLTKEEVLKREPQLNSEGLLGAGVYLDYRNNDSRLVIENIKRAAEDGGHMVSRVKVVGMLHDEKGKVSGVKAEDLLTGETFEIKARTVLNTTGPWSDTIRQLDGKSEAAPQMRPTKGVHLVVDNKKLYVPQPTYFDTGKNDGRMVFVIPREEKTYFGTTDTDYNGDFAHPTVEQEDVDYLLDIVNTRYPSADITIGDIESSWAGLRPLIMSNGGSDYNGGNSKPIKDASFDKVIATIERYQKGETDRQTVEDVLKNIETGNSESEANPSAISRGSALDIDKDGLITVAGGKLTDYRKMAIGAMKAVIEILQKDFNLSYELIDSAKYPVSGGELNPQEVDEETEKLAQMGVEKGLSESEGLYLAHLYGSNAPKVFALLDDGVEQIEGLTLADTISLCYALNEEMTLTPSDFLIRRTNHMLFMRDTLDGVIEPVIAEMSRYYDWTEEATARYRKELETAIAASDLKNLKGDGE
- a CDS encoding MIP/aquaporin family protein, whose product is MTGDTLQIFSEFLGTMVLVLLGDGVCAAVNMKKSKAEGAGWVAIALGWGAAVTIAVYVSGSMGPAHLNPAVTLGMAIIGNFEWALVVPFIIAQVLGGILGAVLVWLTYLPHFKETKDQGAILGTFATGPAIRNTTSNVMSEVIGTFVLVFALMMFGKNTFTDGLNPLVVGVLILSIGLSLGGSTGYAINPARDLGPRIAHQLLPIANKGTSDWSYSWIPVVAPMIGGAIAAMLYMVIV
- the glpK gene encoding glycerol kinase GlpK translates to MTEKKYIMAIDQGTTSSRAIIYDKKTNTIGSSQKEFTQIFPQSGWVEHNPNEIWNSVQSVIAGAFIESGVKPEEIAGIGITNQRETTIIWDKETGRPIYNAVVWQSRQSAPIAMELQEAGHSEMIHEKTGLVIDSYFSATKIRWILDHVEGAQERAEKGELLFGTVDTWLVWKLTGGESFVTDYSNASRTMLYNIHDLEWDQDILDLLNIPRAMMPEVKSNSEVYGNTTNYHFYGANTPISGMAGDQQAALFGQMAFEPGMVKNTYGTGSFIVMNTGEKPQLSENNLLTTIGYGINGKIYYALEGSIFVAGSSIQWLRDGLRMIENSADSEALAKASKSDNDVFVVPAFTGLGAPYWDSDARGSVFGLTRGTTKEDFVKATLQSIAYQSRDVVDTMNKDAGIDIPLLKVDGGAANNDWLLQFQADILGTKVQRAHNLETTALGAAYLAGLAVGFWESMDEIQDMYEQGAIFEPQMPEAEREKLYKNWKLAVKATQVFKPED